Proteins encoded within one genomic window of Ovis aries strain OAR_USU_Benz2616 breed Rambouillet chromosome 1, ARS-UI_Ramb_v3.0, whole genome shotgun sequence:
- the PHF11 gene encoding LOW QUALITY PROTEIN: PHD finger protein 11 (The sequence of the model RefSeq protein was modified relative to this genomic sequence to represent the inferred CDS: inserted 7 bases in 4 codons; deleted 2 bases in 1 codon), giving the protein MEKDTVPLPTSVFQVAERLQKGICALCPTDLKCRVLHLXQSENTAAHENSLLYSLAVVESEDHDPYNNDRNFDAESVKKEIKRGRKLKCMLCKKAGATVGCDLKSCFKNYHXFCAKNDHTVLQADGLKGMYXVFCQQHADSQNDLPSVKPLSGVFHSYYRELTKPRQAYFSGVKTKRGRRNPLNRQSWQQAIPPQRMALKKDMDGRHAGATVNAAFLKKCKEAGLLDALLEEMLDKRHLIQERLMDETTSESDCKEIRTPLFDWRLFEDTLANFQAATENQIRQSEERWWQLMEEIELLQDLXALYSQHPSSSTSDSSLSS; this is encoded by the exons ATGGAAAAG GACACGGTCCCACTCCCAACCAGTGTCTTCCAGGTTGCAGAAAGATTGCAGAAAGGGATATGTGCACTGTGCCCCACAGACCTCAAGTGTCGTGTCCTGCACTT GCAGTCAGAGAATACGGCTGCTCATGAAAACTCTTTGCTGTATTCCTTGGCAGTTGTGGAAAGTGAGGACCATGACCCGTATAATAATGATAGAAATTTTGATGCGGAAtcagtaaagaaagaaatcaagagaggAAGGAAGTTGAAATGCATGCTTTGTAAGAAAGCAGGAGCCACGGTGGGATGTGACTTAAAATCCTGTTTCAAGAATTACC TTTTCTGTGCCAAGAATGACCACACAGTTCTACAAGCTGATGGACTTAAAGGAATGTA AGTGTTTTGCCAACAACATGCTGACTCTCAAAATGATCTACCATCAGTAAAGCCTTTGTCTGGTGTCTTCCATTCTTACTACAGGGAGCTGACCAAACCAAGACAAGCCTACTTTTCAGGAGTGAAAacaaaaagaggaaggagaaatccTCTC AACAGGCAATCCTGGCAACAGGCAATCCCACCTCAAAGAATGGCCCTGAAGAAGGATATGGACGGCAGACACGCAGGCGCAACTGTGAACGCTGCTTTTCTTAAGAAATGTAAAGAAGCAGGGCTTCTTGACGCTTTACTTGAAGAAATGTTAGACAAACGTCATTTGATTCAGGAAAGACTCATGGATGAGACTACTTCAGAATCAGACTGTAAAGAAATCAGGACGCCACTTTTTGACTGGAGATTGTTTGAAGACACACTTGCAAATTTTCAAGCAGCAACTGAGAATCAAATTCGTCAATCTGAAGAGAGGTGGTGGCAGCTGATGGAAGAGATTGAGCTACTCCAGGACTT AGCCTTGTACTCCCAGCATCCGTCAAGTTCCACTTCAGattcttctctgtcttcttaA